One Streptococcus sp. zg-86 DNA window includes the following coding sequences:
- a CDS encoding pseudouridine synthase has protein sequence MRLDKCLEKAGLGSRKQIKTLLKSRQVTVDGMLATAGSQIVDSGLQVIEVNGKKVDLEAAVYYLLNKPAGVVSAVSDAAHQTVIDLIAEKDRRAGLYPIGRLDRDTEGLLLITNNGPLGFRMLHPKYHVDKVYEVEVNGFLAPDAVTFFKNGVEFLDGTVCQPAILEILSADISFSRARIRISEGKFHQVKKMFLAYGVKVTYLKRIAFGPFVLEDDLAVGTYRELTSREKEALKEFLD, from the coding sequence ATGCGATTAGATAAGTGTTTAGAAAAAGCGGGTTTGGGCTCGCGCAAGCAGATTAAAACTTTGCTCAAAAGTCGGCAGGTGACGGTGGATGGCATGCTTGCTACGGCTGGTAGTCAAATTGTAGATTCTGGCTTGCAGGTCATAGAGGTAAATGGCAAAAAGGTGGACCTTGAGGCAGCTGTTTATTACCTACTCAATAAACCCGCTGGAGTCGTATCTGCTGTATCAGATGCCGCGCATCAGACGGTGATTGACCTCATTGCAGAAAAAGACAGACGAGCGGGGCTCTATCCAATTGGGCGTCTGGACAGGGATACAGAAGGGTTGTTGCTCATTACCAATAATGGTCCCTTGGGCTTTCGGATGCTCCACCCCAAGTACCATGTGGACAAGGTGTATGAGGTGGAAGTGAATGGCTTCTTAGCTCCTGATGCGGTAACCTTTTTCAAAAATGGAGTAGAATTTTTAGATGGAACGGTTTGTCAACCTGCGATTCTAGAGATTTTGTCAGCAGATATTTCCTTTAGTCGTGCAAGAATTCGGATTTCAGAAGGAAAATTTCATCAGGTTAAAAAGATGTTTTTAGCTTATGGAGTCAAGGTAACCTACCTCAAACGCATAGCTTTTGGTCCGTTTGTCTTAGAAGATGACCTTGCAGTGGGTACTTATCGGGAATTAACCAGCAGGGAAAAAGAAGCCTTAAAAGAATTTCTGGATTAG